The following proteins are encoded in a genomic region of Actinomadura sp. NAK00032:
- a CDS encoding polymorphic toxin-type HINT domain-containing protein has translation MLIATDTHPFWVGGDINAWVEAVDLKPGMWLRTSAGTYVQITATEHKTTHHQRVHDLTVANLHTYYVVAGAATPVLVHNRTRDLPEG, from the coding sequence GTGCTCATCGCCACTGACACCCACCCCTTCTGGGTTGGTGGCGACATCAACGCCTGGGTCGAGGCCGTCGACCTCAAGCCCGGCATGTGGCTCCGCACCAGCGCCGGCACCTACGTTCAGATCACCGCCACCGAACACAAGACCACCCATCACCAACGCGTCCACGACCTCACCGTCGCCAACCTCCACACGTACTATGTGGTGGCGGGTGCCGCCACGCCGGTACTCGTTCACAATAGAACCCGCGATCTTCCGGAAGGGTAG
- a CDS encoding carboxymuconolactone decarboxylase family protein: protein MRARMSNPAYLVPPAGEAIGALMQALQHDMEQGIVPASTLMLAGMRGSQINGGSACLYADAAEARKAGVTEDQMTSVAAWRQSPFFTDAERAALALAEAATRMNDRSGDAIPDTVWDDLVKHYDERQRATLTLWMATSNLFNTINNIINDPAGTTWD, encoded by the coding sequence ATGCGAGCACGAATGAGCAACCCCGCCTACCTGGTTCCGCCCGCAGGCGAGGCGATCGGCGCCCTCATGCAGGCGCTGCAGCACGACATGGAGCAGGGCATCGTCCCCGCCTCCACGCTCATGCTGGCCGGCATGCGCGGCAGCCAGATCAACGGCGGCAGCGCCTGCCTGTACGCCGACGCGGCCGAAGCCCGGAAGGCCGGAGTCACCGAAGACCAGATGACCTCCGTCGCCGCCTGGCGCCAGTCGCCGTTCTTCACCGACGCCGAACGCGCCGCCCTGGCCCTGGCCGAGGCCGCCACCCGCATGAACGACCGCTCCGGCGACGCCATCCCCGACACGGTCTGGGACGACCTCGTCAAACACTACGACGAGCGCCAGCGCGCGACCCTGACCCTATGGATGGCCACCAGCAACCTGTTCAACACCATCAACAACATCATCAACGACCCCGCCGGCACCACCTGGGACTGA